A window from Acinonyx jubatus isolate Ajub_Pintada_27869175 chromosome E1, VMU_Ajub_asm_v1.0, whole genome shotgun sequence encodes these proteins:
- the GPRC5C gene encoding G-protein coupled receptor family C group 5 member C isoform X4, with protein sequence MGAPSTPAASLRTQLEPGLGARMAIPKALLTCLGLPLFLCSGAQAQNHVPPGCSPDLNPLYYNLCDRSGAWGIVLEAVAGAGVVTTFVLTIILVASLPFVQDTKKRSLLGTQVFFLLGTLGLFCLVFACVVKPDFSTCASRRFLFGVLFAICFSCLVAHVFALNFLARKNHGPRGWVIFTVALLLTLVEVIINTEWLIITLVRGGGEGGPPGNGSAAWTTASPCAIANMDFVMALIYVMLLLLCAFTGAWPALCGRFKRWRKHGVFVLLTTATSIAIWVVWIVMYTYGNKQHNSPTWDDPTLAIALAANAWAFVLFYIIPEVSQVTKASPEQSYQGDMYPTRGVGYETILKEQKGQSMFVENKAFSMDEPASAKRPVSPYSGYNGQLLTSVYQPTEMALMHKGPAQSPQNKTRW encoded by the exons ATGGGTGCCCCCTCCACTCCGGCCGCCTCTCTGC GGACCCAGCTGGAGCCTGGCCTGGGAGCCAGGATGGCCATCCCCAAAGCCTTGCTGACATGCCTGGGGCTGCCCCTCTTCCTATGCTCAGGGGCCCAGGCCCAGAATCATGTGCCACCCGGCTGCAGCCCGGACCTCAACCCCCTGTACTACAACCTGTGTGACCGCTCTGGGGCTTGGGGCATTGTCTTGGAGGCAGTGGCTGGGGCGGGCGTTGTTACCACTTTTGTCCTCACCATCATCCTTGTGGCCAGCCTCCCCTTTGTGCAGGACACCAAGAAGCGGAGCCTCCTGGGGACCCAGGTATTCTTTCTGCTGGGGACCCTGGGCCTCTTCTGCCTCGTCTTTGCCTGCGTGGTGAAGCCGGACTTCTCCACCTGTGCCTCTCGCCGGTTCCTCTTTGGAGTTCTGTTCGCCATCTGCTTCTCCTGCCTGGTGGCTCACGTCTTTGCCCTCAACTTCCTGGCCCGGAAGAACCATGGTCCCCGGGGCTGGGTGATCTTCACCGTGGCCCTGCTGCTGACCCTCGTGGAGGTCATCATCAACACCGAGTGGCTGATTATCACGCTGGTCCGGGGCGGTGGCGAGGGCGGCCCTCCGGGCAACGGCAGCGCTGCCTGGACCACGGCCTCCCCGTGTGCCATCGCCAACATGGACTTTGTCATGGCGCTCATCTACGTCATGCTGTTGCTGCTGTGCGCCTTCACGGGGGCCTGGCCAGCCCTGTGTGGCCGCTTCAAGCGCTGGCGCAAGCACGGGGTTTTCGTGCTGCTCACCACGGCCACCTCCATCGCCATCTGGGTGGTGTGGATTGTCATGTACACTTACGGCAACAAGCAGCACAACAGTCCCACCTGGGACGATCCCACGCTGGCCATTGCTCTTGCCGCCAATGCCTGGGCCTTTGTCCTCTTCTACATCATCCCTGAGGTCTCCCAGGTGACCAAGGCCAGCCCAGAGCAAAGCTACCAGGGGGACATGTACCCGACCCGGGGCGTAGGCTACGAGACCATCCTGAAGGAGCAGAAGGGCCAGAGCATGTTTGTGGAGAACAAGGCCTTTTCCATGGACGAGCCAGCCTCAG CTAAGAGACCGGTGTCCCCATACAGCGGGTACAACGGGCAGCTGCTGACCAGTGTGTACCAGCCCACCGAGATGGCCCTGATGCACAAAGGCCCG GCTCAGTCCCcgcaaaataaaacaagatggtAG
- the GPRC5C gene encoding G-protein coupled receptor family C group 5 member C isoform X2 yields the protein MGAPSTPAASLRTQLEPGLGARMAIPKALLTCLGLPLFLCSGAQAQNHVPPGCSPDLNPLYYNLCDRSGAWGIVLEAVAGAGVVTTFVLTIILVASLPFVQDTKKRSLLGTQVFFLLGTLGLFCLVFACVVKPDFSTCASRRFLFGVLFAICFSCLVAHVFALNFLARKNHGPRGWVIFTVALLLTLVEVIINTEWLIITLVRGGGEGGPPGNGSAAWTTASPCAIANMDFVMALIYVMLLLLCAFTGAWPALCGRFKRWRKHGVFVLLTTATSIAIWVVWIVMYTYGNKQHNSPTWDDPTLAIALAANAWAFVLFYIIPEVSQVTKASPEQSYQGDMYPTRGVGYETILKEQKGQSMFVENKAFSMDEPASAKRPVSPYSGYNGQLLTSVYQPTEMALMHKGPSEGAYDVILPRATANSQVMGSANSTLRAEDMYAAQSHQAATSPKVGKNSQVFRNPYVWD from the exons ATGGGTGCCCCCTCCACTCCGGCCGCCTCTCTGC GGACCCAGCTGGAGCCTGGCCTGGGAGCCAGGATGGCCATCCCCAAAGCCTTGCTGACATGCCTGGGGCTGCCCCTCTTCCTATGCTCAGGGGCCCAGGCCCAGAATCATGTGCCACCCGGCTGCAGCCCGGACCTCAACCCCCTGTACTACAACCTGTGTGACCGCTCTGGGGCTTGGGGCATTGTCTTGGAGGCAGTGGCTGGGGCGGGCGTTGTTACCACTTTTGTCCTCACCATCATCCTTGTGGCCAGCCTCCCCTTTGTGCAGGACACCAAGAAGCGGAGCCTCCTGGGGACCCAGGTATTCTTTCTGCTGGGGACCCTGGGCCTCTTCTGCCTCGTCTTTGCCTGCGTGGTGAAGCCGGACTTCTCCACCTGTGCCTCTCGCCGGTTCCTCTTTGGAGTTCTGTTCGCCATCTGCTTCTCCTGCCTGGTGGCTCACGTCTTTGCCCTCAACTTCCTGGCCCGGAAGAACCATGGTCCCCGGGGCTGGGTGATCTTCACCGTGGCCCTGCTGCTGACCCTCGTGGAGGTCATCATCAACACCGAGTGGCTGATTATCACGCTGGTCCGGGGCGGTGGCGAGGGCGGCCCTCCGGGCAACGGCAGCGCTGCCTGGACCACGGCCTCCCCGTGTGCCATCGCCAACATGGACTTTGTCATGGCGCTCATCTACGTCATGCTGTTGCTGCTGTGCGCCTTCACGGGGGCCTGGCCAGCCCTGTGTGGCCGCTTCAAGCGCTGGCGCAAGCACGGGGTTTTCGTGCTGCTCACCACGGCCACCTCCATCGCCATCTGGGTGGTGTGGATTGTCATGTACACTTACGGCAACAAGCAGCACAACAGTCCCACCTGGGACGATCCCACGCTGGCCATTGCTCTTGCCGCCAATGCCTGGGCCTTTGTCCTCTTCTACATCATCCCTGAGGTCTCCCAGGTGACCAAGGCCAGCCCAGAGCAAAGCTACCAGGGGGACATGTACCCGACCCGGGGCGTAGGCTACGAGACCATCCTGAAGGAGCAGAAGGGCCAGAGCATGTTTGTGGAGAACAAGGCCTTTTCCATGGACGAGCCAGCCTCAG CTAAGAGACCGGTGTCCCCATACAGCGGGTACAACGGGCAGCTGCTGACCAGTGTGTACCAGCCCACCGAGATGGCCCTGATGCACAAAGGCCCG TCTGAAGGAGCTTACGACGTCATCCTCCCACGAGCCACCGCCAACAGCCAGGTGATGGGCAGTGCCAATTCCACCCTGAGGGCCGAAGACATGTATGCGGCCCAGAGCCACCAGGCAGCCACATCGCCGAAAGTCGGCAAGAACTCCCAGGTCTTTAGAAACCCCTACGTGTGGGACTGA
- the GPRC5C gene encoding G-protein coupled receptor family C group 5 member C isoform X3, translating to MAIPKALLTCLGLPLFLCSGAQAQNHVPPGCSPDLNPLYYNLCDRSGAWGIVLEAVAGAGVVTTFVLTIILVASLPFVQDTKKRSLLGTQVFFLLGTLGLFCLVFACVVKPDFSTCASRRFLFGVLFAICFSCLVAHVFALNFLARKNHGPRGWVIFTVALLLTLVEVIINTEWLIITLVRGGGEGGPPGNGSAAWTTASPCAIANMDFVMALIYVMLLLLCAFTGAWPALCGRFKRWRKHGVFVLLTTATSIAIWVVWIVMYTYGNKQHNSPTWDDPTLAIALAANAWAFVLFYIIPEVSQVTKASPEQSYQGDMYPTRGVGYETILKEQKGQSMFVENKAFSMDEPASAKRPVSPYSGYNGQLLTSVYQPTEMALMHKGPSEGAYDVILPRATANSQVMGSANSTLRAEDMYAAQSHQAATSPKVGKNSQAQSPQNKTRW from the exons ATGGCCATCCCCAAAGCCTTGCTGACATGCCTGGGGCTGCCCCTCTTCCTATGCTCAGGGGCCCAGGCCCAGAATCATGTGCCACCCGGCTGCAGCCCGGACCTCAACCCCCTGTACTACAACCTGTGTGACCGCTCTGGGGCTTGGGGCATTGTCTTGGAGGCAGTGGCTGGGGCGGGCGTTGTTACCACTTTTGTCCTCACCATCATCCTTGTGGCCAGCCTCCCCTTTGTGCAGGACACCAAGAAGCGGAGCCTCCTGGGGACCCAGGTATTCTTTCTGCTGGGGACCCTGGGCCTCTTCTGCCTCGTCTTTGCCTGCGTGGTGAAGCCGGACTTCTCCACCTGTGCCTCTCGCCGGTTCCTCTTTGGAGTTCTGTTCGCCATCTGCTTCTCCTGCCTGGTGGCTCACGTCTTTGCCCTCAACTTCCTGGCCCGGAAGAACCATGGTCCCCGGGGCTGGGTGATCTTCACCGTGGCCCTGCTGCTGACCCTCGTGGAGGTCATCATCAACACCGAGTGGCTGATTATCACGCTGGTCCGGGGCGGTGGCGAGGGCGGCCCTCCGGGCAACGGCAGCGCTGCCTGGACCACGGCCTCCCCGTGTGCCATCGCCAACATGGACTTTGTCATGGCGCTCATCTACGTCATGCTGTTGCTGCTGTGCGCCTTCACGGGGGCCTGGCCAGCCCTGTGTGGCCGCTTCAAGCGCTGGCGCAAGCACGGGGTTTTCGTGCTGCTCACCACGGCCACCTCCATCGCCATCTGGGTGGTGTGGATTGTCATGTACACTTACGGCAACAAGCAGCACAACAGTCCCACCTGGGACGATCCCACGCTGGCCATTGCTCTTGCCGCCAATGCCTGGGCCTTTGTCCTCTTCTACATCATCCCTGAGGTCTCCCAGGTGACCAAGGCCAGCCCAGAGCAAAGCTACCAGGGGGACATGTACCCGACCCGGGGCGTAGGCTACGAGACCATCCTGAAGGAGCAGAAGGGCCAGAGCATGTTTGTGGAGAACAAGGCCTTTTCCATGGACGAGCCAGCCTCAG CTAAGAGACCGGTGTCCCCATACAGCGGGTACAACGGGCAGCTGCTGACCAGTGTGTACCAGCCCACCGAGATGGCCCTGATGCACAAAGGCCCG TCTGAAGGAGCTTACGACGTCATCCTCCCACGAGCCACCGCCAACAGCCAGGTGATGGGCAGTGCCAATTCCACCCTGAGGGCCGAAGACATGTATGCGGCCCAGAGCCACCAGGCAGCCACATCGCCGAAAGTCGGCAAGAACTCCCAG GCTCAGTCCCcgcaaaataaaacaagatggtAG
- the GPRC5C gene encoding G-protein coupled receptor family C group 5 member C isoform X1 → MGAPSTPAASLRTQLEPGLGARMAIPKALLTCLGLPLFLCSGAQAQNHVPPGCSPDLNPLYYNLCDRSGAWGIVLEAVAGAGVVTTFVLTIILVASLPFVQDTKKRSLLGTQVFFLLGTLGLFCLVFACVVKPDFSTCASRRFLFGVLFAICFSCLVAHVFALNFLARKNHGPRGWVIFTVALLLTLVEVIINTEWLIITLVRGGGEGGPPGNGSAAWTTASPCAIANMDFVMALIYVMLLLLCAFTGAWPALCGRFKRWRKHGVFVLLTTATSIAIWVVWIVMYTYGNKQHNSPTWDDPTLAIALAANAWAFVLFYIIPEVSQVTKASPEQSYQGDMYPTRGVGYETILKEQKGQSMFVENKAFSMDEPASAKRPVSPYSGYNGQLLTSVYQPTEMALMHKGPSEGAYDVILPRATANSQVMGSANSTLRAEDMYAAQSHQAATSPKVGKNSQAQSPQNKTRW, encoded by the exons ATGGGTGCCCCCTCCACTCCGGCCGCCTCTCTGC GGACCCAGCTGGAGCCTGGCCTGGGAGCCAGGATGGCCATCCCCAAAGCCTTGCTGACATGCCTGGGGCTGCCCCTCTTCCTATGCTCAGGGGCCCAGGCCCAGAATCATGTGCCACCCGGCTGCAGCCCGGACCTCAACCCCCTGTACTACAACCTGTGTGACCGCTCTGGGGCTTGGGGCATTGTCTTGGAGGCAGTGGCTGGGGCGGGCGTTGTTACCACTTTTGTCCTCACCATCATCCTTGTGGCCAGCCTCCCCTTTGTGCAGGACACCAAGAAGCGGAGCCTCCTGGGGACCCAGGTATTCTTTCTGCTGGGGACCCTGGGCCTCTTCTGCCTCGTCTTTGCCTGCGTGGTGAAGCCGGACTTCTCCACCTGTGCCTCTCGCCGGTTCCTCTTTGGAGTTCTGTTCGCCATCTGCTTCTCCTGCCTGGTGGCTCACGTCTTTGCCCTCAACTTCCTGGCCCGGAAGAACCATGGTCCCCGGGGCTGGGTGATCTTCACCGTGGCCCTGCTGCTGACCCTCGTGGAGGTCATCATCAACACCGAGTGGCTGATTATCACGCTGGTCCGGGGCGGTGGCGAGGGCGGCCCTCCGGGCAACGGCAGCGCTGCCTGGACCACGGCCTCCCCGTGTGCCATCGCCAACATGGACTTTGTCATGGCGCTCATCTACGTCATGCTGTTGCTGCTGTGCGCCTTCACGGGGGCCTGGCCAGCCCTGTGTGGCCGCTTCAAGCGCTGGCGCAAGCACGGGGTTTTCGTGCTGCTCACCACGGCCACCTCCATCGCCATCTGGGTGGTGTGGATTGTCATGTACACTTACGGCAACAAGCAGCACAACAGTCCCACCTGGGACGATCCCACGCTGGCCATTGCTCTTGCCGCCAATGCCTGGGCCTTTGTCCTCTTCTACATCATCCCTGAGGTCTCCCAGGTGACCAAGGCCAGCCCAGAGCAAAGCTACCAGGGGGACATGTACCCGACCCGGGGCGTAGGCTACGAGACCATCCTGAAGGAGCAGAAGGGCCAGAGCATGTTTGTGGAGAACAAGGCCTTTTCCATGGACGAGCCAGCCTCAG CTAAGAGACCGGTGTCCCCATACAGCGGGTACAACGGGCAGCTGCTGACCAGTGTGTACCAGCCCACCGAGATGGCCCTGATGCACAAAGGCCCG TCTGAAGGAGCTTACGACGTCATCCTCCCACGAGCCACCGCCAACAGCCAGGTGATGGGCAGTGCCAATTCCACCCTGAGGGCCGAAGACATGTATGCGGCCCAGAGCCACCAGGCAGCCACATCGCCGAAAGTCGGCAAGAACTCCCAG GCTCAGTCCCcgcaaaataaaacaagatggtAG